A part of Arachis hypogaea cultivar Tifrunner chromosome 12, arahy.Tifrunner.gnm2.J5K5, whole genome shotgun sequence genomic DNA contains:
- the LOC112728015 gene encoding bifunctional monothiol glutaredoxin-S16, chloroplastic: MASTNLSSIQLLSFIRLFSSIPQNAPTLFFNSHPKPSLNLRAISPKPYNSSKRSRPWLPVALAVKNLGDTDRVTVSPENGEIAGDLPSAAGVYAVYGKDGELQFIGLSRNIAASVSSHWKSVPELCGSVKFGVVDEPDRSTLTEAWKSWMEEHIKVSGKVPPGNESGNATWVRQQPKKKADLRLTPGRHMQLTVPLEELIDKLVKENKVVAFIKGSRSAPMCGFSQRVIGILENVGVDYESVDVLDENYNYGLRETLKQYSNWPTFPQIFVNGELVGGCDILTSMYEKGELATLFKK; this comes from the exons ATGGCTTCTACAAACCTCTCTTCTATCCAACTCCTCTCTTTCATTCGCTTATTTTCTTCTATTCCCCAAAATGCCCCTACTCTTTTCTTCAATTCCCACCCTAAGCCCTCTCTCAACCTCCGCGCTATTTCTCCCAAGCCCTACAACTCATCCAAGAGGTCTCGTCCATGGCTGCCGGTGGCCCTCGCCGTTAAGAACCTCGGTGACACGGACCGGGTCACGGTGTCTCCCGAGAACGGAGAAATTGCCGGAGATTTGCCATCTGCCGCCGGAGTTTACGCCGTTTACGGCAAGGACGGTGAGCTTCAGTTCATCGGTTTGTCACGGAACATTGCGGCGAGCGTTTCTAGTCATTGGAAATCGGTGCCGGAGCTATGTGGCTCCGTCAAG TTTGGGGTTGTGGATGAGCCTGATAGATCAACTTTAACTGAAGCATGGAAGTCTTGGATGGAAGAACACATAAAAGTCAGTGGAAAAGTTCCACCTGGTAACGAGTCAGGAAACGCCACTTGGGTCAGGCAGCAACCAAAGAAGAAGGCTGATCTTCGATTAACACCTGGTCGCCACATGCAATTAACTGTCCCACTTGAGGAGCTCATCGACAAGCTAGTAAAAGAGAACAAGGTAGTTGCTTTCATTAAAGGATCTAGAAGCGCACCAATGTGCGGATTCTCACAGAGGGTGATAGGCATTCTCGAGAATGTAGGAGTAGATTATGAGAGTGTAGATGTGCTGGATGAAAACTATAACTATGGACTGAGGGAGACACTGAAGCAGTACAGCAATTGGCCAACATTTCCTCAGATCTTTGTGAATGGTGAACTAGTTGGAGGGTGTGATATATTGACCTCTATGTATGAGAAAGGTGAACTTGCTACtttgttcaaaaaataa